GGCCGGACGACGGGCTCGGGGACGTCTCGGACCGGCGGCACTGGCACACGACCTGCTGGTCCGCGCGGGACCGTCGGCCGCCGCGCGGTTCCTGGCGCTGACGCGGCCCGCGCGACTGTCCGATCCGGCAGTGTGCGGCGCAGAGGCGCGCCGTACAGTGAGAGAACCACTGCGGAGCCACACGACCAGATTGGGTGCATTTGCCATGTCCACCTCTGAAAACACCGCTGTCATCGTCGCGGGTGCGCGGACCCCGATGGGTCGCCTCCAGGGATCGCTGTCCGGCTTCTCCGGCACCGACCTCGGCGGTTTCGCCATCAAGGGCGCGCTGGAGAAGGCCGGCGTCTCCGGTGACCAGGTCGACTACGTGATCATGGGCCAGGTGCTCACCGCAGGAGCCGGTCAGATGCCCGCCCGTCAGGCCGCGGCCAAGGCGGGCATTCCGATGGACGTCCCGTCGCTCACCATCAACAAGGTGTGCCTGTCCGGTCTGGACGCGATCGCGTTGGCAGGACAGCTGATTCGAGCGGGCGAGTTCGACGTCGTCGTCGCCGGCGGCCAGGAGTCGATGAGCCAGGCGCCGCACCTGCTGAAAGGCAGCCGCTCCGGCTTCAAGTACGGCGACGTGACGATGCTGGACCACATGGCGTTCGACGGGCTGTGGGACGCCTTCACCGACCAGGCGATGGGTCTGCTCACCGAGCAGGAGAACGGCGGCGACAAGCTCGTCAGCCGGGAGGAGCAGGACGCCTTCGGCGCTCGCAGCCACCAGTTGGCGGCGCGTGCCTGGAAGGACGGCCTGTTCGACGACGAGGTGGTCACCGTCGAGATCCCGCAGCGCAAGGGCGACCCGATCGAGTTCCGGAACGACGAGGGCATCCGCCCCGACACCACCGCGGAGAGCCTCGCCAAGCTGCGCCCGGCGTTCTCCAAGGACGGCACCATCACCGCCGGTTCGAGCTCGCCGATCTCCGACGGTGCGGCAGCAGTCGTGGTGATGAGCAAGGCCAAGGCGGAGGAGCTGGGGCTGGAGTGGCTGGCCGAGATCGGTGCGCACGGCGTCGTCGCCGGCCCGGACTCCTCGCTGCAGTCGCAGCCGGCCAACGCCATCGTCGCCGCGTGCGAGAAGGAAGGCATCAAGCCGACCGACCTGGGCGTGGTCGAGATCAACGAGGCGTTCGCCGCGGTCGGCATCGTGTCCACCCGCGAGCTGGGCATCGACCCGGAGATCGTCAACGTCAACGGTGGTGCGATCGCGATGGGCCACCCGATCGGTATGTCGGGGGCGCGCCTCGTCCTGCACCTCGCCCTGGAGCTGAAGCGTCGCGGCGGCGGCGTCGGCGCGGCCAGCCTGTGCGGCGGCGGCGGCCAGGGTGACGCGCTGATCGTGAAGGTTCCCCAGCGGGTGGAGCTGGACTCGCAGGCCGGCGTCCAGAGCTGACCCCCTGCCGAGAGGCTCACACGTGACCGAGAGGCTCACACATACGGGGTGTTTCGACCCGGTATGTGTGAGCCTCTCGGTGTTTAGTGGGCCTGTCGGTGAGTGGGTGCAGGCATAGACTCGGCCGGGTGAAACCTCTCCAGCCCGCGATCGTCCTGGTCGGTGACTGCCACGCCGAGCAACTGCAGCGCGAGTTCACCCGCTACGCAAGCGACTACCGGGTGGAGTTCGCCCGCGGGCTCGGTCCGGCGATGGCGCTGGTGCAGTCGCTCATCGCCCAGCACGTCGAGATCGCCCTGTTCGTCGTCGAGTTCACCCAGCCGGACGCGCCCGGACTGGTCACCATGGACTGCCTGCACGCGGTCAGCTCCGTCAGCAAGCGGGCGCTGGTCTACGGCACGACCGAGTTCCGCGTCAACCGCGAGACGTTGCGTGAGGCGCAGGTCGACGGCCGGATCGAGGCCGGACTCGCCATACCCCGTGGTGAGCGGGACGAGGAGTTCCACACCGCGATCACCGAGCTGCTGTCCGACTGGGGCTGGAGCGCCAGCAAACCGGTCTTCGAGGCGGTGCAAATCATCGCACCGCCCGGCAACTCGCAGGCCGGGCGGCTGCGGGACTTCCTGGACCGGCTGGGCATCCCGACGCGCAACTACGCACCCGAGACACCCGTCGCGCAGGAGATCCTCGAGCAGATCGACTGGCCGAACGGCGAGCCGGCCTATCCGGTGCTCGCGTCGCCACTGACCGACACGCTGGTGCAACCCACGATCGCCGAGATCGGG
This genomic window from Flexivirga oryzae contains:
- a CDS encoding acetyl-CoA C-acetyltransferase, coding for MSTSENTAVIVAGARTPMGRLQGSLSGFSGTDLGGFAIKGALEKAGVSGDQVDYVIMGQVLTAGAGQMPARQAAAKAGIPMDVPSLTINKVCLSGLDAIALAGQLIRAGEFDVVVAGGQESMSQAPHLLKGSRSGFKYGDVTMLDHMAFDGLWDAFTDQAMGLLTEQENGGDKLVSREEQDAFGARSHQLAARAWKDGLFDDEVVTVEIPQRKGDPIEFRNDEGIRPDTTAESLAKLRPAFSKDGTITAGSSSPISDGAAAVVVMSKAKAEELGLEWLAEIGAHGVVAGPDSSLQSQPANAIVAACEKEGIKPTDLGVVEINEAFAAVGIVSTRELGIDPEIVNVNGGAIAMGHPIGMSGARLVLHLALELKRRGGGVGAASLCGGGGQGDALIVKVPQRVELDSQAGVQS